A portion of the Rhodococcus pseudokoreensis genome contains these proteins:
- a CDS encoding DUF4345 family protein, with protein MAEFLIIVVALFFAGMGVYGLALPARLVAPFGLTADSATARAEVRAVYGGFGVAVAGLLFYAAFDPHGIRSVAAVTVAVALLGMAFGRIVAALIDRPTRFYPVWFYFVVELVLAGLLLSAAALGS; from the coding sequence ATGGCGGAGTTTCTGATCATCGTGGTGGCGTTGTTCTTCGCAGGCATGGGCGTCTACGGGCTCGCCCTTCCCGCCCGCCTGGTCGCACCGTTCGGTCTCACCGCGGATTCGGCGACTGCCCGCGCCGAGGTGCGCGCGGTCTACGGCGGTTTCGGTGTCGCGGTCGCGGGCCTGCTCTTCTACGCGGCCTTCGACCCCCACGGCATCCGATCCGTCGCCGCGGTGACGGTGGCCGTCGCCCTGCTGGGGATGGCGTTCGGCCGGATCGTCGCCGCCCTCATCGACCGGCCGACGCGCTTTTACCCCGTGTGGTTCTACTTCGTCGTCGAACTCGTTCTGGCGGGACTGCTGCTCTCCGCGGCGGCCTTGGGCTCCTGA